In the genome of Dermacentor andersoni chromosome 3, qqDerAnde1_hic_scaffold, whole genome shotgun sequence, one region contains:
- the LOC126525233 gene encoding glutathione S-transferase 1-like, whose product MPVTLYNLPGSPPCGFVRCVAKHVGVEMKIKNLDMANKEHLGDEYLKVNPFHKVPAIDDDGFVVYESIAIAYYLLRKCAPNSELYPEDVKARTRVDQALAALSGTIHPQAAAFFRPRFFLKTKASAEEVTAYEENVVKGIQNLVRDGNYAVGNKLTLADLAIVSHLVLALEIDCVDHAKYPKLVSYYERMKSELPYFEEIYGPAICYVKQHWASLQ is encoded by the exons ATGCCCGTAACTCTGTACAACTTGCCAGGCAGCCCGCCCTGTGGCTTCGTGCGCTGTGTGGCCAAGCACGTAGGCGTCGAAATGAAAATCAAGAACCTGGACATGGCAAACAAGGAACACCTCGGTGATGAATACCTCAAG GTCAACCCTTTCCACAAAGTACCTGCCATTGACGACGACGGCTTCGTTGTTTACGAAAG CATAGCGATCGCCTACTATCTCCTGCGCAAGTGCGCCCCAAATTCTGAGCTTTACCCCGAAGACGTCAAAGCACGGACCCGCGTCGACCAGGCCCTCGCCGCCCTTTCCGGTACTATCCATCCCCAGGCAGCGGCCTTCTTC CGCCCTCGCTTCTTTCTCAAGACAAAGGCCAGTGCTGAAGAAGTGACAGCTTACGAAGAAAATGTTGTCAAAGGTATCCAGAACCTCGTCCGGGATGGAAACTACGCCGTCGGCAACAAGCTCACCCTTGCCGATCTTGCAATTGTCTCGCACCTCGTTCTGGCTCTCGAG ATCGACTGTGTCGACCATGCCAAGTACCCGAAGCTTGTCAGCTACTACGAACGCATGAAGTCGGAACTGCCTTATTTCGAGGAAATCTATGGACCTGCTATCTGCTACGTTAAGCAGCACTGGGCTTCGCTTCAGTAA